Proteins from a genomic interval of Clostridium sp. AN503:
- a CDS encoding alkaline phosphatase family protein → MKEMMDSKMINSDSRPSILLISVDALKPEFVFEQERLGISLPNITRYFVEGGLTAREGMKSVFPTFTYPCHQSMITGTNPATHGIVNNGIFDPTGEHLGAWHWFVNRNVKTLWELAKENGYCSASVAFPTSVGAKGDFIAPEYWWDGSELDSQFIDAVAVPQGLIAEMEADIGRYAGGLDLSDAGDAQRGKAALWVLKHKLAPLAAEKPFFLSAYFASFDESAHQNGVYSKEAAASLEKIDKMLGELIAEADRITGGHLVVCVVSDHGSLDNTHNISPNILLKKAGLIETDQDGKVVSWRAFSQRAGGTAEVRLADPSDTQAAEALEKVMKQLREDPESGILEVLTGEEARARGGFPQAAYVLVSKKGYELRDDVDGDYVRTRLTQKAQHGYSEEFAEMRASFMIAGAGITKGHVEGVRLIDVAPTLAALMGAVLPDAEGRNLLK, encoded by the coding sequence ATGAAAGAGATGATGGATTCTAAGATGATAAACAGTGACAGCCGCCCAAGTATCCTCCTGATATCGGTGGATGCCTTAAAACCGGAGTTTGTATTTGAACAGGAACGGCTGGGGATCAGTCTCCCCAATATCACCCGTTATTTTGTGGAAGGCGGCCTGACAGCCAGAGAAGGGATGAAAAGCGTGTTTCCCACCTTTACATACCCCTGTCACCAGAGCATGATCACCGGGACCAATCCGGCAACCCATGGAATCGTGAACAATGGTATATTTGATCCCACGGGGGAACATCTGGGGGCATGGCACTGGTTTGTCAACCGGAACGTAAAGACATTATGGGAGCTTGCCAAAGAAAATGGCTATTGCAGTGCAAGTGTCGCCTTTCCTACATCTGTAGGAGCTAAAGGTGATTTTATTGCCCCGGAATACTGGTGGGACGGCTCGGAACTGGACAGCCAGTTTATCGATGCGGTGGCGGTTCCGCAGGGATTGATCGCCGAGATGGAAGCGGATATCGGTCGGTATGCCGGTGGCCTTGATCTATCAGATGCAGGGGATGCACAGCGGGGAAAAGCGGCGCTCTGGGTGCTGAAGCATAAGCTTGCGCCGCTGGCAGCGGAAAAACCGTTCTTTTTATCCGCTTATTTTGCCAGCTTTGATGAAAGCGCCCATCAGAATGGCGTATACAGTAAGGAAGCAGCAGCCAGCCTTGAGAAGATCGATAAGATGCTGGGAGAATTGATCGCAGAAGCAGACAGGATCACCGGAGGACATCTGGTGGTCTGTGTGGTGTCCGATCACGGCTCCCTGGACAATACCCACAATATATCTCCGAATATCCTTTTAAAGAAAGCGGGACTGATCGAGACGGATCAGGACGGAAAGGTCGTAAGCTGGAGAGCTTTCAGCCAGAGAGCAGGGGGAACAGCCGAGGTACGTCTGGCAGATCCGTCTGACACTCAGGCGGCGGAGGCGCTGGAAAAGGTGATGAAACAGCTAAGGGAGGACCCGGAAAGCGGAATCCTTGAGGTGCTGACCGGAGAAGAAGCGAGGGCGCGGGGTGGTTTCCCACAGGCGGCATATGTGCTGGTATCGAAGAAGGGTTATGAACTGCGCGATGATGTGGATGGGGATTATGTAAGGACCCGCCTTACCCAGAAGGCCCAGCACGGTTACAGCGAAGAATTTGCCGAGATGCGCGCTTCCTTTATGATAGCGGGAGCGGGAATCACGAAAGGGCATGTAGAAGGCGTGCGGCTGATCGATGTGGCGCCCACTCTGGCTGCTTTAATGGGAGCCGTGCTGCCGGATGCGGAAGGAAGAAACCTGTTGAAATAA
- the glgD gene encoding glucose-1-phosphate adenylyltransferase subunit GlgD has protein sequence MVNSNSNALGILFPNSYDSLVPELVGERLMASIPFAGRYRLVDFILSSMVNCGIDNVSVIVRKNYHSLMDHLGSGRSWDLTRKNGGLNMVPPYAEKTVKIYNGRVEALASILDFLKEQKEKYVVMADTNLAVNFDFNALIEAHMESGADVTVAYTRQPLPQSALEAPHTSKDMYYTLSIDGGGRVNEIQINSKETGDQNFSMNIYIMDRQFLIDQVSSAFVRGQIFFERDILAPNLDRLNVHAFRYEGYVARICDMKSYFQENMKMLDDANVDALFGGSPIYTKIRDDNPTRYMSGAAVKNIMAADGCLIEGEVENSILFRGVKIGKGAKVKNCVLMQDTVVEPGANLEYVITDKDVAITEGKELKGNDSFPVYVAKYQKV, from the coding sequence ATGGTAAATTCCAATTCCAATGCCCTGGGCATCCTTTTTCCAAACAGCTACGATTCCCTGGTTCCCGAACTGGTGGGCGAGCGCCTCATGGCCTCCATCCCGTTTGCGGGCCGTTACCGCCTGGTGGATTTCATTCTGTCCAGCATGGTAAACTGCGGGATTGACAACGTATCGGTCATCGTCCGCAAGAACTACCACTCCCTCATGGATCATTTGGGTTCCGGCCGTTCCTGGGATCTGACCCGGAAAAACGGCGGCCTTAACATGGTTCCCCCCTATGCGGAAAAGACCGTCAAGATCTACAACGGCCGTGTGGAGGCATTAGCCAGTATCCTTGATTTCTTAAAAGAGCAGAAAGAAAAATACGTAGTGATGGCAGACACCAACCTGGCAGTGAACTTTGATTTCAACGCACTGATCGAAGCTCACATGGAAAGCGGCGCTGATGTGACCGTTGCTTACACAAGGCAGCCTCTGCCCCAGAGCGCGTTAGAAGCCCCCCATACCAGCAAGGATATGTACTACACCTTAAGCATCGACGGCGGCGGCCGGGTGAACGAGATCCAGATCAACTCCAAGGAAACGGGCGACCAGAACTTCTCCATGAATATCTATATCATGGACCGCCAGTTCCTGATCGACCAGGTGAGCAGCGCATTTGTCCGCGGGCAGATCTTCTTTGAGCGCGATATCCTGGCCCCGAACCTGGACAGGCTGAACGTACATGCATTCCGCTATGAAGGCTACGTAGCCCGCATCTGCGACATGAAGAGCTATTTCCAGGAGAACATGAAGATGTTGGACGACGCCAACGTGGACGCACTGTTCGGTGGCAGCCCCATCTACACCAAGATCCGCGACGACAACCCGACCCGCTATATGAGCGGCGCGGCTGTGAAGAACATCATGGCTGCCGACGGCTGTCTGATCGAGGGCGAAGTGGAGAACAGCATCCTGTTCCGCGGCGTCAAGATCGGCAAGGGCGCAAAGGTGAAGAACTGTGTGCTGATGCAGGATACGGTTGTGGAGCCGGGCGCGAACTTGGAGTATGTGATCACCGATAAGGATGTTGCCATTACCGAAGGCAAAGAGCTAAAAGGCAACGACTCCTTCCCGGTGTATGTGGCGAAGTACCAGAAGGTATGA
- a CDS encoding Cof-type HAD-IIB family hydrolase produces the protein MMDCRLLVLDIDGTVANSEKEVPEHTRKAVIRLQERGVRVVLASGRPPEGVYPVAKRLCLEQFGSYILAFNGGKIIDCRTRQCIFERKLPRHIPIRLWQDAVKYQVGFAVYREGMILAGTEPDAYMETESAVSGLPLRYCKDFGNHADVLVNECLLTGPPQELEAICPVLSHRYFHETQVFQSEPCYLEVTPKNVDKAYGLKHLLKLLQIRREDMACCGDSFNDIRMIQYAGLGIAMANAVDPLKAAADYVTVNDNDHDGVAEVIETFFLS, from the coding sequence ATGATGGACTGCCGACTGTTAGTATTAGACATAGACGGGACTGTGGCGAATTCAGAAAAAGAAGTGCCGGAGCATACGCGGAAAGCGGTCATACGGCTGCAGGAGCGCGGCGTACGGGTGGTGCTCGCATCGGGACGTCCGCCGGAAGGAGTTTATCCTGTTGCAAAAAGGCTGTGCCTGGAGCAATTTGGCAGCTATATCCTGGCATTTAACGGAGGAAAGATCATTGACTGCCGGACCCGACAGTGTATCTTTGAGCGTAAGCTTCCGCGCCATATACCGATCCGGCTTTGGCAGGATGCGGTGAAGTATCAGGTGGGATTTGCTGTTTACCGGGAGGGCATGATTCTGGCGGGCACAGAGCCGGATGCTTATATGGAGACGGAATCTGCGGTCAGCGGTTTGCCGTTGAGATACTGTAAAGATTTTGGTAATCATGCGGATGTTCTGGTCAATGAATGCCTGCTGACCGGCCCGCCCCAGGAGCTTGAGGCGATTTGTCCAGTGCTTTCCCACCGGTATTTTCATGAGACGCAGGTGTTTCAATCGGAACCATGCTATCTGGAGGTGACGCCGAAAAATGTGGATAAAGCATATGGACTCAAGCATCTGCTGAAGCTCCTTCAGATCCGTAGAGAGGATATGGCCTGCTGCGGGGACAGCTTTAACGATATCAGGATGATACAGTATGCAGGTTTGGGGATCGCTATGGCCAATGCCGTGGATCCGCTTAAGGCGGCGGCAGATTATGTCACGGTAAATGACAATGACCACGACGGTGTTGCAGAAGTGATTGAGACGTTCTTCCTTTCATAA
- a CDS encoding amino acid carrier protein, producing MEIIESFLGTVADFLWGDWLLAALLGLGFFYTLTTGFIQLRCIPLIWKGLFKSSRKKGNRESSGKKEGSSCSSYQALCTAIASCVGSGNIVGVSTAILAGGPGALFWMWVAAFFGMATKFGEIVLGIRYHGYDEKKNITGGPMYYIANGLNWKRAGALVAALLFIQNAGATLIQSNTISQVAGEAFHMPGLVMGLLLAAVMSLVISGGFKRLVDVAQRIVPVMAGLYIAGGILVLLMNAVHIPEMLASIIRGAFSLEAGGGALAGITVREAMRYGVARGLYSNEAGEGSAAVLHSSADVDHPVRQGFYGVVEVFIDTMLICSTTGFTVLITGVNLDHTNAATLTAAAFEKVFPGLQNIIYISLILFAGTSIMSQWYFGHVSLTYLKKPKWAAVYRFVFPFLILLGSMSTVHMVWSIQDIALGLLIIPNMAALVFLAPEVRKLTKEFLDPHNGYMVQKENKT from the coding sequence GTGGAGATAATAGAATCCTTTTTGGGGACGGTCGCAGACTTTTTGTGGGGCGACTGGCTGTTAGCAGCGCTTTTGGGACTTGGTTTTTTTTATACACTTACAACCGGCTTTATCCAGCTTCGCTGTATTCCCCTGATCTGGAAGGGACTGTTTAAAAGCAGCCGGAAGAAAGGAAACCGGGAATCATCGGGGAAAAAAGAAGGTTCCAGCTGTTCCTCCTATCAGGCCCTCTGCACAGCGATCGCAAGCTGTGTGGGAAGCGGCAATATCGTGGGGGTATCCACGGCGATCCTCGCAGGAGGTCCCGGGGCGTTGTTCTGGATGTGGGTTGCCGCATTTTTTGGAATGGCGACGAAATTCGGGGAAATTGTCCTGGGTATCCGTTACCACGGCTATGATGAGAAGAAGAACATAACCGGCGGCCCCATGTATTATATTGCAAATGGACTGAACTGGAAGCGGGCCGGAGCCCTGGTCGCAGCACTGTTGTTCATCCAGAATGCAGGCGCTACCCTGATCCAGTCCAACACCATATCGCAGGTGGCGGGAGAGGCGTTTCACATGCCGGGGCTGGTCATGGGGCTTTTGCTGGCGGCAGTTATGAGCCTGGTCATCAGCGGCGGCTTCAAACGCCTGGTGGATGTGGCCCAGCGGATCGTTCCGGTCATGGCGGGACTCTATATTGCCGGCGGTATCCTGGTACTTTTGATGAATGCGGTACATATTCCTGAGATGCTTGCCTCGATCATCCGCGGAGCTTTTTCCCTGGAGGCGGGAGGGGGCGCGCTGGCCGGGATCACAGTCCGGGAGGCGATGCGTTATGGCGTGGCGCGGGGGCTTTATTCCAATGAGGCAGGGGAAGGCTCTGCTGCGGTGCTGCATTCGTCCGCTGATGTGGATCATCCGGTACGTCAGGGATTCTATGGTGTGGTGGAGGTTTTTATCGATACGATGCTGATCTGCAGTACCACGGGATTTACGGTGCTGATCACCGGAGTGAACTTAGACCATACGAATGCGGCGACACTGACGGCAGCCGCGTTTGAGAAGGTGTTTCCGGGGCTGCAGAATATTATTTATATTAGCCTGATCCTGTTTGCAGGGACATCCATTATGAGCCAGTGGTATTTTGGGCATGTCAGCCTGACTTATCTAAAAAAGCCAAAATGGGCGGCTGTTTACCGTTTTGTGTTCCCCTTTTTGATCCTTCTGGGGAGCATGAGCACCGTTCATATGGTCTGGTCCATACAGGATATTGCTCTTGGGCTTCTGATCATTCCCAATATGGCGGCGTTAGTCTTTTTGGCGCCGGAGGTCAGGAAATTGACAAAAGAATTTTTAGATCCCCACAATGGGTATATGGTTCAAAAGGAGAATAAAACATGA
- a CDS encoding MFS transporter, which produces MSEQKNRVLDKKWISFGTLMLGAGTIYKLGFLKDAFYVPMQEFMGLSHTQIGTAMSIAGLISTFGFLASIYLTDRISKKIMIPLSLVSICLCGLWLSTFPSYPVFLLIYCLLAICADMLYWPTMLKTVRLLGNEDEQGRMFGIMEAGRGLMDTIVAFCALGIFSAFGSNATGLRMAILFYSIVPGIIGIIMYFLLEPDAKPVKAAETGDHVSANKQAWEGVVRALKDKRIWLVSFNIFFVYSVYCGLTYFIPFLQEAYALPAALIGAYGIINQYGLKMLGGPVGGIVSDKVLHSATKYLQILFVIVAASLAIFSFLPHQNMSIILGMTITLCISACVFSMRAIFFAPMDEVGVPREITGSTMSIGSFIGYLPGAFMYAVYGNILDRTEGLAGYRAVFFIMAAFAVAGFLLSSFILKNVKKQNQA; this is translated from the coding sequence ATGTCTGAACAGAAGAACAGAGTATTAGACAAAAAATGGATCTCGTTCGGCACGCTGATGCTTGGCGCAGGAACAATCTACAAACTGGGCTTTTTAAAGGATGCCTTTTATGTTCCAATGCAGGAATTCATGGGGCTTTCCCACACGCAGATCGGAACAGCTATGAGTATTGCCGGGTTGATCTCTACATTTGGCTTCCTTGCTTCCATTTATTTAACTGACCGTATTTCCAAAAAAATTATGATTCCCCTGTCGCTGGTCAGCATCTGCCTGTGCGGGCTGTGGCTCTCCACGTTTCCATCCTATCCCGTATTCCTTCTGATCTACTGCCTGCTCGCCATATGTGCGGATATGCTCTACTGGCCAACGATGCTAAAGACCGTAAGGCTTTTAGGCAATGAAGATGAGCAGGGACGCATGTTCGGCATTATGGAAGCAGGCAGAGGCCTGATGGATACGATCGTCGCTTTCTGCGCACTGGGGATCTTCTCCGCATTCGGAAGCAATGCCACGGGCCTGCGCATGGCGATCCTGTTTTATTCCATCGTACCCGGCATCATCGGCATTATCATGTATTTTTTGCTGGAACCGGATGCAAAGCCGGTCAAGGCGGCAGAAACCGGCGACCATGTCAGTGCAAACAAGCAGGCATGGGAAGGGGTTGTCCGTGCACTCAAAGACAAGAGGATCTGGCTTGTCTCCTTTAATATATTCTTTGTTTACAGTGTATACTGCGGACTGACCTACTTTATTCCGTTCCTGCAGGAGGCATACGCGCTGCCCGCTGCCCTGATCGGTGCATACGGTATCATCAATCAGTATGGTCTTAAGATGTTAGGCGGACCGGTCGGTGGGATTGTCTCAGACAAGGTCCTGCATTCCGCCACCAAATACCTCCAGATTTTGTTTGTTATCGTAGCGGCATCCCTGGCAATTTTCTCGTTCCTGCCCCACCAGAATATGAGCATCATTCTGGGCATGACGATCACCCTGTGTATCAGCGCCTGTGTATTCAGTATGCGCGCCATCTTCTTCGCGCCGATGGATGAGGTGGGTGTTCCCCGTGAGATCACCGGCTCCACCATGTCAATCGGCTCCTTTATCGGTTATCTCCCCGGCGCATTCATGTATGCCGTCTACGGAAATATCCTGGACCGCACCGAGGGATTGGCCGGATACCGCGCTGTATTCTTCATCATGGCGGCTTTTGCAGTTGCCGGTTTCCTGCTGAGCTCCTTCATTTTGAAAAATGTGAAGAAACAGAATCAGGCATAA
- a CDS encoding DNA-3-methyladenine glycosylase — MKDERTTIAAKNFSIGQICESGQCFRMRPLEDGRFHLIAGGRRLELEQDEEAVVFHCVQQEYEDFWRYYFDLDTDYSAYMDAISEKDRYLRNAAAFGSGIRILNQDLWEMTVSFIISQQNNIKRIRKCIDTVCEHYGTPRDGFYEFPTPEQLAAASEDELRSYGLGYRSRYLVGTARMAAAGEVDLERIKGLDYAGAREELLKLPGVGGKVADCICLFGLHHLDAFPVDTHIKQVLEAHYPKGFPKRKYKGFRGVLQQYIFYYDLMEGRQDQRGAIN; from the coding sequence ATGAAAGACGAAAGAACAACCATAGCGGCAAAGAATTTTTCCATAGGACAGATCTGCGAATCCGGCCAGTGCTTCCGCATGCGGCCTCTTGAGGATGGCAGGTTCCATCTTATCGCGGGGGGCCGGAGGCTGGAACTGGAGCAGGATGAGGAGGCGGTGGTATTTCACTGCGTGCAGCAGGAATATGAGGATTTCTGGAGGTATTATTTTGACCTGGATACAGACTACAGTGCATACATGGACGCGATCAGTGAAAAAGACCGGTATCTGCGAAATGCAGCCGCTTTCGGCAGCGGGATCCGGATCCTGAACCAGGATCTGTGGGAGATGACCGTCTCATTTATTATCTCACAGCAGAACAATATCAAGCGGATCCGGAAATGTATCGATACGGTCTGTGAACACTATGGGACCCCCAGGGACGGGTTTTACGAATTTCCCACACCGGAGCAGTTGGCGGCTGCCTCCGAGGATGAGCTGCGGTCTTATGGACTGGGGTACCGGAGCCGGTATCTGGTGGGGACGGCCCGGATGGCTGCGGCAGGGGAAGTGGATCTGGAACGGATCAAGGGGCTGGATTATGCCGGGGCCAGGGAGGAGCTTTTGAAGCTTCCCGGGGTGGGCGGTAAGGTGGCGGACTGTATCTGTCTGTTTGGACTTCATCATCTGGATGCATTTCCGGTGGACACCCATATTAAACAGGTCCTTGAGGCACATTATCCGAAAGGCTTTCCAAAACGGAAGTATAAAGGGTTCCGGGGAGTCCTGCAGCAGTATATATTTTATTATGACCTGATGGAAGGGCGGCAGGATCAACGCGGGGCTATAAATTGA
- a CDS encoding D-serine ammonia-lyase: MNAELQNLINTIPAVADASKLKETFWLNEKQVPEKEQDIKEVSPSQIQDASDRLLRFAPYLKRVFPELEPTDGIIESELREIPHMKDFLNRSFGAQVDGKLMLKMDSDLPVSGSVKARGGIYEVIKHAEDLAIGAGLLKETDDYSVLAEPEFKQFFGQYTVQVGSTGNLGMSIGIMSAKLGFHVIVHMSSDAKQWKKDLLRSRGVEVIEYEDDYCAAVEQGRENSDKDPMSYFVDDENSQNLFMGYSVAGERLRKQLEEQKIPVDGEHPLFIYIPCGIGGAPGGVTYGIKQIFGDNVHCFFTEPTHACCMMLGMATGLHDGVSVKDIGIDGKTDADGLAVGRPSAFVGRVIQPMLSGIATIQDKKLYDLMRGLLETEDIFIEPSSCAAFACLIRPEDLNQYAEKAGLSDKMKNATHIAWATGGRMVPEETRQEYLKKGL, translated from the coding sequence ATGAATGCAGAATTACAGAATTTAATCAATACAATACCGGCTGTGGCAGATGCAAGTAAGCTGAAGGAGACCTTTTGGCTGAATGAGAAACAGGTGCCGGAGAAGGAGCAGGATATCAAGGAGGTGAGTCCTTCCCAGATCCAGGATGCCAGCGACCGGCTGCTCCGGTTTGCGCCTTATTTAAAGCGGGTATTTCCGGAGCTGGAGCCTACGGACGGGATCATAGAATCAGAGCTTCGGGAGATCCCCCATATGAAGGATTTTTTAAACCGGTCCTTTGGCGCTCAGGTAGACGGGAAGCTGATGCTTAAAATGGACAGCGATCTTCCTGTTTCGGGTTCTGTCAAGGCAAGGGGCGGTATTTATGAGGTGATCAAGCACGCGGAGGATCTGGCCATAGGGGCAGGACTTCTTAAAGAAACCGACGACTACAGCGTTCTTGCAGAACCGGAGTTCAAACAGTTCTTCGGACAGTATACGGTCCAGGTCGGAAGTACGGGAAATCTGGGGATGAGCATCGGTATTATGAGCGCGAAGCTGGGGTTTCATGTCATTGTACATATGTCGTCAGATGCAAAACAGTGGAAAAAAGATTTGCTCCGCAGCCGTGGTGTAGAGGTCATTGAATATGAGGATGATTATTGTGCGGCAGTGGAGCAGGGGCGGGAAAATTCAGACAAAGATCCCATGAGCTATTTTGTGGATGATGAAAATTCCCAGAATCTCTTTATGGGATACAGTGTGGCCGGGGAGCGTCTCAGAAAGCAGTTGGAGGAGCAGAAGATCCCGGTTGACGGGGAGCATCCGCTGTTCATCTACATCCCCTGCGGGATCGGCGGTGCGCCGGGCGGCGTCACCTATGGTATCAAGCAGATTTTTGGAGACAATGTGCACTGCTTTTTTACGGAGCCAACCCATGCCTGCTGTATGATGTTAGGGATGGCGACCGGGCTGCATGACGGTGTGAGCGTCAAGGATATCGGAATTGACGGGAAAACAGATGCCGACGGCCTGGCGGTAGGGCGGCCCTCCGCATTTGTTGGACGGGTGATCCAGCCAATGCTCTCCGGTATTGCGACTATACAGGATAAAAAGCTGTATGACCTGATGAGAGGATTGTTGGAGACAGAGGATATTTTTATTGAACCCAGTTCCTGCGCGGCTTTTGCCTGTCTGATCCGCCCGGAGGATTTAAACCAGTATGCAGAGAAGGCTGGCTTGTCTGATAAAATGAAGAATGCCACCCACATTGCATGGGCGACAGGAGGCCGCATGGTTCCCGAGGAGACCCGCCAGGAATATTTAAAAAAAGGATTGTAA
- a CDS encoding aldo/keto reductase codes for MEYRRLGNTGLMVSEIGIGCEGFAENDGKNTKALLDAAREEGINYIDLYTSNPVVRTSVGAELLGRREEFILQAHLCSVWKNGQYTRTREIGEVRAAFEEMLEQLQTDYVEVGMIHYVDSLEDWKHVLEGPVLAYAQELKAAGRIHHIGLSSHNPQVALAAAGSGHIEVLMFSVNPCYDLQPAGEDVEELWNGENYREPLVNFDPERQELYETCQRLGVGITVMKAFGGGDLLDEKLSPAGKALTPSQCLHYALTRPAVATVLAGARTVEQLKASAAYERAADAEKDYAPAFASFPNISWRGHCMYCGHCAPCPRHIDVASVTKFLNLAKAQGEVPETVREHYALLSHHGGECVRCGACETRCPFEVPIMDNMRAAAEVFGK; via the coding sequence ATGGAATACCGAAGACTTGGAAATACGGGTTTAATGGTGAGTGAGATTGGCATAGGCTGCGAGGGGTTTGCAGAAAATGACGGAAAAAATACGAAGGCGCTTCTGGACGCAGCCCGGGAGGAAGGGATCAACTACATAGATCTCTATACCTCCAACCCGGTTGTGCGCACCAGCGTGGGGGCAGAGCTTCTGGGGAGACGGGAGGAGTTTATCCTGCAGGCCCATCTGTGCTCTGTCTGGAAGAATGGGCAGTATACAAGGACCCGGGAGATCGGAGAAGTGAGGGCTGCATTTGAGGAGATGCTTGAGCAGCTTCAGACAGATTACGTTGAAGTTGGGATGATCCATTATGTGGATTCTTTAGAGGATTGGAAGCATGTACTGGAGGGACCAGTCCTTGCTTATGCGCAGGAACTGAAGGCGGCAGGCAGGATCCACCATATCGGTCTCAGCAGCCACAACCCGCAGGTGGCTCTGGCAGCGGCAGGCAGCGGCCATATCGAAGTGCTGATGTTCAGCGTAAACCCCTGTTACGATCTGCAGCCGGCCGGGGAGGATGTGGAGGAGCTGTGGAACGGGGAAAACTACCGCGAGCCGCTTGTGAACTTTGATCCGGAACGCCAGGAGCTGTATGAGACCTGTCAGCGTCTGGGGGTCGGCATCACGGTGATGAAAGCCTTTGGCGGTGGGGACCTGCTGGATGAAAAGCTGTCTCCGGCCGGAAAGGCGCTGACGCCCAGCCAGTGTCTTCACTACGCGCTGACCAGACCGGCTGTTGCCACGGTGCTGGCAGGCGCCCGCACGGTGGAGCAGTTAAAGGCAAGCGCCGCTTATGAGCGGGCAGCCGACGCAGAAAAAGACTATGCGCCGGCGTTTGCTTCCTTCCCTAACATAAGCTGGAGGGGACACTGTATGTACTGCGGTCACTGCGCTCCATGTCCGCGCCATATTGATGTGGCTTCGGTCACAAAGTTTTTGAACCTGGCAAAAGCCCAGGGGGAAGTGCCGGAGACAGTGCGGGAGCATTACGCCCTTCTTTCCCATCACGGCGGAGAGTGTGTCCGGTGCGGAGCCTGCGAGACCCGCTGTCCCTTTGAGGTGCCCATCATGGACAATATGAGGGCGGCGGCTGAAGTGTTTGGAAAGTAG
- a CDS encoding DeoR/GlpR family DNA-binding transcription regulator has product MLSEQRYKEILSLLEKEGSVKTITLCNLFGASRETIRRDLENMEARNMLKRIHGGAMRLDPQPEEGMLYTSFEKRQRERSFYKEEIAREAATHIHEGQSVALDSGTTALALARVIKETFRSLTVVTNSLAVANELADADGITLVVTGGVYRADEEAFVSDIATLIFSKINVDIFFLTTCGISVERGITYQRMDEVLVQNKMMEASERTIVIADSSKLGVNSLVKMCGIDAVSMIITDSKAAGEQIEAFENAGVRVVVSRERNERDDGF; this is encoded by the coding sequence ATGTTATCAGAACAGAGATATAAAGAAATATTAAGTCTATTAGAGAAGGAAGGCAGTGTAAAGACGATTACTCTTTGCAATCTGTTTGGAGCGTCCAGGGAGACGATCCGGAGGGATTTGGAGAATATGGAGGCGAGAAACATGCTAAAACGCATCCACGGGGGCGCGATGCGCCTTGATCCCCAGCCGGAGGAAGGAATGTTATATACCTCCTTTGAGAAAAGACAGAGAGAACGTTCTTTTTATAAAGAAGAAATTGCCAGAGAGGCTGCCACACACATCCATGAGGGACAGTCTGTCGCCCTGGATTCCGGAACGACCGCTCTTGCCCTCGCCAGGGTGATCAAGGAGACATTCCGTTCTCTCACGGTGGTGACCAATTCTCTTGCTGTGGCAAATGAACTGGCGGACGCTGACGGGATAACCCTGGTAGTGACCGGGGGCGTGTACCGCGCGGATGAAGAGGCCTTTGTATCTGATATAGCGACGCTTATTTTTTCTAAGATTAATGTGGACATATTTTTTCTCACGACCTGCGGCATTTCTGTGGAGCGGGGGATCACTTACCAGAGGATGGATGAGGTGCTGGTCCAGAATAAGATGATGGAAGCTTCAGAACGGACCATTGTCATAGCGGACAGCTCTAAACTGGGGGTGAATTCTCTGGTGAAGATGTGTGGAATCGATGCGGTATCCATGATCATTACAGATTCCAAAGCTGCCGGCGAGCAGATCGAGGCTTTTGAAAACGCTGGTGTGAGAGTGGTGGTCTCAAGAGAAAGGAATGAAAGAGATGATGGATTCTAA